The following are from one region of the Leptospira terpstrae serovar Hualin str. LT 11-33 = ATCC 700639 genome:
- a CDS encoding methylmalonyl-CoA mutase family protein — protein sequence MTTEILAYTPQNKIRFVTAASLFDGHDASINIMRRILQQSGVEVIHLGHNRSVQEIVQCAIQEDVQGIAITSYQGGHVEYFQYMIDLLQKEGAGHIRVFGGGGGTILPSEIEILHKYGVAHIYSPDEGRTLGLQGMINDVVKKSDFPTPLSFNGDLASQIQKKNYLALGQAITQMEFSLLQEKTNYSINLEFPSPKKTIPVLGITGTGGAGKSSLTDELVRRYLHDFPDQTIAILSVDPSKRKTGGALLGDRIRMNSIFNEKVYMRSFATREANIALNRSVKGAIQILKSAGYDLIIVETAGIGQSDSEITEVADVSLYVMTPEYGAATQLEKIDMIDYADVISINKFDKRGALDALRDVKKQYQRSRNLFNDPIDVMPVYGTIASQFQDAGTDELYAHLIGVVITKCQLDWKSKYLKNQIGREASVVLPPDRVRYLTEIKEEIDRNADWIAKEAETARSAYQLKGAISILSKKGKQTTELESEYQLLWDSLSADSRNILDTWLEKIESFRKEQYSYFVRGKEIKVDNYTVSLSHLKIPKIATPRFVDWGDILQWSYQENFPGFFPYTAGVYPYKRSGEDPTRMFAGEGGPERTNRRFHYLSSGMPAKRLSTAFDSVTLYGEDPDIRPDIYGKIGNSGVNVATLDDAKKLYSGFDLCDPSTSVSMTINGPAPMVLAFFLNAAIDQACEKYIRAEGKTDEIKAKIKKIYESKGQSVPSFDGPLPETNDGLGLLLLGATGDEVLPLEVYAKLKKDALSQVRGTVQADILKEDQAQNTCIFSTEFALKMMGDIQQHFIQNAVRNFYSVSISGYHIAEAGANPITQVAFTLANGFTYVEYYLSRGMDINEFAPNLSFFFSNGIDPEYSVIGRVARRIWAKAMKFKYRANERSQMLKYHIQTSGRSLHSQEIDFNDIRTTLQALYAIYDNCNSLHTNAYDEAITTPTEESVRRAVAIQLIINRELGLAKNENPLQGAFIIEELTNLVEEAILTEFNRLTERGGVLGAMERMYQRNKIQEESLHYETLKHTGEYPIIGVNTFLNSKGSPTVIPGEVIRSTDEEKQLQIGNLKAFQKRNEVKTDDAITKLKQVARAKENIFHELLETVKVASLGQISHALYEVGGQYRRNM from the coding sequence ATGACGACCGAAATCCTTGCCTACACTCCCCAAAACAAAATTCGCTTTGTGACGGCGGCCTCTCTCTTTGATGGCCACGATGCTTCGATCAATATTATGCGAAGGATTTTGCAACAGAGTGGGGTGGAAGTGATCCACTTGGGACACAACCGGAGTGTTCAAGAAATTGTCCAGTGTGCCATCCAAGAAGACGTGCAAGGAATTGCTATCACCAGTTATCAAGGTGGGCATGTGGAATACTTTCAATACATGATTGACCTTTTACAAAAGGAAGGGGCGGGTCATATACGCGTGTTTGGTGGTGGTGGTGGAACCATTTTGCCTTCAGAAATTGAAATCCTTCATAAATATGGTGTGGCTCATATTTATTCGCCTGATGAAGGAAGGACTCTCGGCCTGCAAGGCATGATCAATGATGTGGTCAAAAAATCCGATTTTCCTACACCACTATCATTTAACGGAGATTTGGCGTCCCAAATCCAAAAGAAAAATTATTTAGCACTCGGGCAGGCCATCACACAGATGGAATTTTCTCTCCTGCAAGAAAAAACAAACTACTCCATAAATTTAGAATTTCCCTCACCAAAAAAAACCATTCCTGTTCTAGGAATTACCGGAACAGGTGGTGCAGGTAAATCTTCTTTGACAGATGAACTGGTTCGTCGTTATCTGCATGACTTTCCAGACCAAACGATCGCTATTTTATCAGTAGATCCATCCAAACGAAAAACAGGTGGGGCACTCTTGGGTGACCGGATTCGTATGAATTCGATTTTTAATGAAAAAGTGTATATGAGATCCTTTGCGACAAGAGAAGCAAACATTGCCCTCAATCGCAGTGTCAAAGGTGCGATTCAAATTTTAAAGTCGGCAGGTTATGACCTCATTATAGTGGAAACAGCAGGGATTGGACAAAGTGATTCAGAAATTACCGAAGTCGCCGATGTTTCGTTATACGTTATGACACCAGAATATGGTGCAGCCACTCAGTTAGAAAAAATCGATATGATCGATTATGCGGATGTAATTTCCATCAACAAATTTGATAAACGAGGAGCTCTCGATGCTCTCCGCGATGTGAAAAAACAATACCAACGTTCTCGTAATTTATTCAACGATCCGATTGATGTGATGCCAGTATATGGAACCATCGCATCTCAGTTCCAGGATGCCGGGACAGATGAACTCTATGCACATTTGATTGGTGTTGTAATCACAAAATGCCAATTGGATTGGAAATCAAAGTATTTAAAAAACCAAATAGGAAGAGAAGCATCAGTAGTCCTTCCTCCAGACCGTGTTCGGTATTTGACAGAAATCAAAGAAGAAATTGATCGTAATGCAGATTGGATTGCAAAAGAAGCGGAGACGGCAAGATCCGCCTATCAATTGAAAGGTGCGATATCCATTCTTTCTAAAAAAGGAAAACAAACTACAGAATTAGAATCCGAATACCAACTCTTGTGGGATTCCTTATCTGCGGATTCAAGAAACATTCTGGATACCTGGTTAGAAAAAATAGAATCCTTTCGTAAGGAACAGTATTCTTATTTTGTCCGTGGCAAAGAAATCAAAGTAGATAATTATACTGTTTCTTTAAGTCACTTAAAAATTCCAAAAATTGCCACACCCCGTTTTGTAGATTGGGGGGATATTTTACAATGGTCTTACCAAGAAAACTTTCCCGGATTTTTTCCCTATACAGCAGGTGTGTATCCGTACAAACGAAGTGGAGAAGATCCAACTCGAATGTTTGCTGGAGAAGGTGGGCCAGAAAGAACGAACCGTCGTTTCCATTATTTGAGTTCTGGAATGCCTGCAAAACGTTTGTCTACTGCATTCGACTCAGTTACGTTATACGGGGAAGATCCAGATATTCGGCCTGATATTTATGGCAAAATTGGAAACTCCGGTGTGAACGTAGCCACTCTCGATGATGCCAAAAAACTTTACTCTGGATTTGATCTTTGTGATCCATCCACTTCTGTATCGATGACGATCAATGGACCTGCGCCCATGGTTCTTGCCTTCTTTTTGAATGCAGCCATCGATCAGGCATGTGAAAAGTACATTCGAGCCGAAGGCAAAACTGATGAGATAAAAGCAAAAATCAAAAAAATATATGAATCCAAAGGACAATCGGTTCCAAGTTTTGATGGGCCTTTACCGGAAACTAACGATGGTTTGGGGCTACTTTTGCTAGGAGCGACTGGTGATGAAGTTTTACCATTGGAAGTTTATGCAAAACTAAAAAAGGATGCTCTATCGCAAGTACGCGGAACAGTACAAGCAGACATTCTAAAAGAAGACCAAGCCCAAAATACTTGTATTTTCTCCACAGAATTTGCTTTAAAAATGATGGGGGACATCCAACAACATTTCATTCAAAATGCCGTTCGAAATTTTTATTCGGTTTCGATTAGTGGGTATCATATTGCTGAGGCAGGTGCCAATCCTATCACCCAAGTTGCATTTACGCTCGCCAATGGGTTTACATATGTAGAATATTATTTAAGTCGAGGAATGGACATCAATGAGTTTGCTCCAAACCTTTCTTTCTTTTTTTCAAATGGAATCGATCCTGAATATTCTGTGATTGGTCGAGTAGCAAGAAGGATTTGGGCTAAAGCTATGAAGTTCAAATATCGTGCGAATGAACGTTCCCAAATGTTAAAATACCATATCCAAACTTCGGGTCGGTCACTCCACTCACAAGAAATTGATTTTAATGATATTAGAACCACACTACAGGCGTTATATGCAATTTATGACAATTGTAATTCACTACATACCAATGCATATGATGAGGCAATTACGACACCAACGGAAGAATCGGTTCGCCGTGCTGTTGCTATCCAACTGATCATCAATCGTGAGTTAGGTCTTGCTAAAAATGAAAATCCATTACAAGGTGCCTTTATCATTGAAGAACTTACGAACTTAGTGGAAGAGGCTATCTTAACGGAATTCAACCGATTGACGGAAAGGGGCGGAGTGCTTGGTGCGATGGAGAGAATGTACCAAAGGAATAAAATCCAAGAAGAATCCCTTCATTATGAAACTTTAAAACATACGGGTGAATATCCTATCATCGGTGTGAATACATTTTTAAACAGTAAGGGATCGCCCACTGTCATCCCAGGGGAAGTCATTCGTTCGACAGATGAGGAGAAACAACTACAAATTGGAAATTTAAAGGCGTTTCAAAAACGAAATGAAGTCAAAACAGATGATGCCATTACAAAATTAAAACAAGTGGCTCGTGCAAAAGAAAATATCTTTCACGAGTTACTGGAAACAGTGAAAGTGGCGTCCTTAGGGCAGATCTCTCATGCTTTGTATGAAGTGGGAGGTCAGTACCGCCGTAACATGTAA